A window from Barnesiella propionica encodes these proteins:
- a CDS encoding sigma-70 family RNA polymerase sigma factor yields the protein MSTFIQKWVILFCLIFLTMKNSDFEKELRRLLQSLRLRVVISTKNQTIEKEIIQPNISESLQYKEKTTAENNLKSWIFTIMRDAFINEYKRIMKVSTTSWDKQSKILYYVKRPDEIYDINLVIDSLCNLPPEEYTIFSLYLKNYSYQEISEELQIPVYIIQNKIRNIQRQLKKTPM from the coding sequence TTGTCAACATTTATACAAAAGTGGGTGATTTTATTTTGTTTAATCTTTTTAACAATGAAAAATTCTGATTTCGAAAAGGAATTGAGAAGGCTATTGCAATCTCTCAGGTTACGTGTTGTTATATCAACCAAAAACCAGACAATAGAAAAAGAAATTATTCAGCCGAATATTTCAGAATCATTGCAGTATAAAGAAAAAACAACAGCGGAAAATAACCTCAAAAGTTGGATATTTACTATTATGCGCGATGCATTTATTAACGAATATAAAAGAATCATGAAAGTGAGCACAACTTCTTGGGACAAACAATCAAAAATACTTTATTATGTAAAACGGCCGGATGAAATTTATGACATTAATCTGGTTATTGATTCTTTATGCAACCTCCCACCGGAAGAATACACGATATTTTCATTATATCTGAAAAACTATTCATATCAGGAAATTTCAGAAGAATTGCAAATTCCTGTTTATATAATTCAAAACAAAATCCGTAACATACAGAGGCAATTAAAAAAAACGCCTATGTAA
- a CDS encoding helix-turn-helix domain-containing protein, protein MEPFDSLTIEKAMRRIYVNISQAAEYLGISRYVLYRKIEKRRL, encoded by the coding sequence CTGGAGCCGTTTGACAGTTTGACAATAGAAAAAGCGATGCGCCGTATCTATGTTAATATTAGTCAGGCGGCTGAATATTTGGGAATAAGCCGTTATGTTTTATATCGTAAAATAGAGAAAAGGAGATTATGA
- a CDS encoding glycosyltransferase family 39 protein produces MKLRNNVWGTVKAFLRSENYKYKLFLIYSLSLLFNGWFFGTVLMAPDSYSYISAIDTLLNGEPDVLRTPVYPLLLGMMRMIFPVSFVNIAVIFQYAVFFLSIFYFHKICVFFFRSPVFSFFTTLLYACHPYVALWSSYILTESLASSGLVFWLWFLIDYYQKRKYGALSGSLVVTFLLIFHRPSFLYLIPFLLIFWGYQMYKEKCSVRSWTGLLGTVLCVLCMAVYSSWFSGVYGVRMMSEVSVINEYNILRERDLLELDGVSDAFRNDMANFDAVAEKDYFKEYFYLSATYGLPEMKRVTSQSLKMNYPEYLTKTEKQISVIAKTPLLIHCHEIDTNYFPYRIVKILSFKVKFGFLYVVLWLSLLVYIVKMVTTKKLPCVSLFVWGLVWANYVVILLGAQAEWARLMMPSYPLIFLLTAQLISCVKIDISKVMFR; encoded by the coding sequence ATGAAGTTAAGAAATAACGTATGGGGAACTGTGAAGGCTTTTCTTCGAAGTGAGAATTATAAGTATAAATTGTTCCTTATCTATTCTTTATCGCTGCTTTTTAATGGTTGGTTTTTCGGGACTGTATTGATGGCTCCCGATAGTTATTCTTATATTTCGGCTATCGATACTTTATTGAATGGGGAGCCTGATGTGTTGCGTACACCAGTTTATCCTCTTTTATTGGGAATGATGAGAATGATCTTTCCTGTGTCATTTGTTAATATTGCCGTTATATTCCAATATGCCGTTTTTTTTCTTTCTATTTTTTATTTCCATAAAATTTGTGTCTTTTTTTTCAGGTCACCTGTTTTTTCGTTCTTTACTACTTTGTTGTATGCGTGTCATCCGTATGTTGCTTTATGGTCGAGCTATATACTTACCGAATCTTTGGCGTCTTCAGGATTGGTTTTCTGGCTGTGGTTCCTCATTGATTATTATCAAAAAAGAAAATACGGAGCATTGTCGGGTTCTTTGGTCGTGACATTCCTACTGATCTTTCATCGTCCTTCTTTTTTGTATCTGATTCCTTTCCTGTTAATCTTTTGGGGGTATCAAATGTATAAGGAAAAGTGTAGTGTAAGGTCGTGGACGGGTTTATTGGGTACGGTGTTGTGTGTCCTGTGCATGGCGGTCTATAGCAGTTGGTTTTCCGGTGTCTATGGTGTGCGCATGATGTCTGAAGTGAGTGTAATAAATGAATATAATATTTTACGGGAGAGAGATTTACTCGAGCTTGACGGGGTTTCCGATGCTTTTCGTAATGATATGGCGAATTTCGATGCCGTTGCTGAGAAAGATTATTTTAAGGAATATTTTTATTTATCGGCGACATATGGTCTTCCTGAGATGAAACGAGTTACTTCCCAATCACTGAAAATGAATTATCCTGAATATTTGACTAAAACCGAAAAACAGATTTCGGTTATTGCCAAAACTCCGCTTCTTATACATTGCCATGAAATTGATACGAATTATTTCCCATATCGTATCGTTAAAATATTGTCTTTTAAAGTAAAGTTCGGTTTCTTGTATGTGGTCTTGTGGCTTTCTTTGCTTGTCTACATCGTAAAGATGGTCACCACGAAGAAATTGCCTTGTGTGTCGCTTTTTGTATGGGGATTGGTTTGGGCTAATTATGTGGTAATTTTGTTGGGAGCACAGGCAGAATGGGCCAGATTAATGATGCCTTCTTATCCATTGATTTTTTTATTGACGGCACAACTGATAAGTTGTGTGAAAATAGATATTTCGAAGGTCATGTTTAGGTAA
- a CDS encoding uroporphyrinogen-III synthase: protein MKVKKVLVSQPKPTSEKSPYYDIAEKYGVNIEFRPFIKVEGLTSKEFRQQKISIPEFTAIIFTARTAIDHFFRLCEELRVSIPDTMKYFCVTESVALYLQKYIVYRKRKIFFGNSGKLDDLLPSLIKHSGEKFLLPVSDVHKEQTSLLEKNNINYTKAVMYRTVSNDFGPDEKFDYDMLVFFSPSGINSLLKNFPEFEQNDIKIGCFGPTTAKAVREAGLRLDIEAPRPEAPSMTAALELFFKEQNKVSKK from the coding sequence TTGAAAGTTAAGAAGGTATTAGTTTCGCAACCGAAACCGACATCCGAGAAATCTCCCTATTACGATATAGCCGAGAAATATGGTGTCAATATCGAATTTCGCCCGTTCATTAAAGTAGAAGGTTTAACATCCAAGGAATTCAGGCAACAAAAAATCTCTATTCCGGAATTTACTGCTATTATTTTCACAGCAAGAACAGCAATCGATCACTTTTTTCGTCTTTGTGAAGAATTGCGTGTAAGCATTCCCGATACAATGAAATATTTTTGTGTAACAGAATCCGTAGCCCTTTATCTGCAAAAATACATAGTGTATCGTAAACGTAAAATATTTTTTGGAAATTCAGGTAAATTGGATGATCTTCTTCCTTCTCTAATAAAACATTCGGGAGAGAAATTTCTTTTACCGGTATCGGACGTACACAAGGAACAGACATCCTTACTGGAAAAAAATAACATCAACTATACCAAAGCCGTTATGTATCGCACAGTAAGTAACGACTTCGGTCCCGATGAAAAATTCGATTACGATATGTTGGTATTTTTCAGTCCTTCCGGAATAAATTCCCTACTAAAGAATTTTCCCGAATTCGAACAGAATGATATCAAAATCGGCTGTTTCGGACCTACGACAGCAAAGGCCGTACGGGAGGCAGGACTTCGCCTCGACATAGAAGCCCCCAGACCTGAAGCTCCGTCAATGACCGCCGCCCTCGAGCTGTTTTTTAAGGAACAGAATAAAGTATCTAAGAAATAA
- a CDS encoding DUF4271 domain-containing protein has product MQENDSINTITSSSGDQVFLSDSTRTEKDSLYTGTNYSPRIIQKKWSPKYINGFETQCHRPVTDPLTDFKETSITIPIGFEATPRPHTPVHNSSIALLLITGFLLIAIFYHRGIKYLIQAFSNITEVKDRHSIFTNITVNETQLRFALLFQTFITEGIALFFLINNFWEIQSENSISLAIIFCCLSAAVFYWIQMFIYHLLGFVFSDPARTRQCVESFSSVNSLLGLVLFPVVLCMIYIPACTSTMLLITGICYILSRIIFIYKGIKIFLSDIYGLVYIILYLCAVEIVPLLLFYKGAILLSKFVEF; this is encoded by the coding sequence ATGCAGGAAAACGACAGCATAAACACTATCACTTCTTCATCAGGAGATCAAGTCTTTCTTTCCGATTCGACAAGAACCGAAAAAGATTCGTTATACACCGGAACAAATTATTCACCCCGAATTATTCAAAAGAAATGGAGTCCTAAATATATCAACGGCTTTGAAACACAATGCCACCGTCCTGTAACCGATCCTCTGACTGATTTTAAAGAAACATCCATTACAATACCTATAGGATTCGAAGCAACACCACGTCCTCACACTCCGGTACATAACAGCAGTATCGCCCTTTTGCTTATTACAGGCTTCCTTCTCATAGCAATATTTTATCACAGAGGCATAAAATACCTGATACAGGCATTCAGTAATATAACAGAAGTAAAAGACCGGCATAGCATTTTCACCAATATTACAGTCAACGAAACACAGCTCAGGTTTGCATTGTTATTCCAAACTTTCATAACAGAGGGGATTGCTTTATTTTTCCTGATAAATAATTTTTGGGAAATACAATCCGAAAATTCCATATCACTGGCCATCATATTCTGCTGTTTATCAGCTGCCGTATTCTATTGGATACAAATGTTTATATATCATTTACTAGGATTCGTATTCAGCGATCCGGCACGCACCCGGCAATGCGTGGAAAGTTTCTCATCGGTCAATTCACTGCTCGGTCTCGTATTATTCCCGGTCGTCTTATGTATGATATATATTCCTGCATGTACAAGTACAATGCTCTTGATTACAGGCATTTGTTACATTTTATCACGTATTATCTTTATTTATAAAGGGATTAAGATTTTTTTGAGCGATATATATGGTTTAGTCTACATTATTTTGTACCTTTGTGCCGTTGAAATAGTACCCTTGCTTCTCTTCTATAAAGGAGCGATTTTACTATCGAAATTTGTTGAATTTTAA
- a CDS encoding ribonuclease P protein component codes for MTGYRLTKNEKLCSKTTIERLFAGGSSFVMYPFRVVYNTEIITGNKVDMFISVPKRNFKRAVKRNMIRRKSREAYRLNKNRLIETVEKKNITLHIAFLYIAKEIEEYSFIEKKMKESLLKLTDIISKLSKPDT; via the coding sequence ATGACCGGTTACCGATTGACAAAAAACGAAAAACTATGCAGTAAAACAACTATAGAACGATTGTTTGCTGGCGGAAGTTCTTTCGTCATGTATCCTTTTCGCGTAGTATATAATACCGAAATAATTACAGGTAACAAAGTGGACATGTTCATCAGCGTTCCCAAAAGGAATTTTAAACGCGCCGTTAAACGGAATATGATACGCCGAAAATCAAGAGAAGCTTACCGGTTAAATAAAAACCGGCTTATCGAGACTGTAGAAAAAAAGAACATTACGTTACATATAGCGTTCTTATATATTGCCAAAGAAATAGAAGAATACTCCTTTATCGAAAAAAAAATGAAAGAGTCTCTTCTAAAATTAACAGATATTATTTCCAAGCTTTCAAAACCGGATACATGA
- the yidD gene encoding membrane protein insertion efficiency factor YidD produces the protein MKKVLTFILLLPIRFYRMCISPLTPPSCRFTPTCSQYALEAIQKHGPFKGLWLTLKRLSRCHPWGGSGYDPVP, from the coding sequence ATGAAAAAGGTATTGACCTTCATATTATTATTGCCTATACGGTTTTACAGGATGTGTATATCACCTCTTACTCCCCCCTCCTGCCGCTTTACTCCTACCTGTTCTCAATACGCTCTGGAAGCTATTCAAAAACACGGCCCCTTTAAAGGGCTATGGCTCACTTTAAAACGATTATCACGCTGCCATCCCTGGGGAGGTAGCGGTTATGATCCGGTACCATGA
- a CDS encoding LOG family protein, whose product MKKINSVCVYCASSSKINDSYFKAARELGRLLAKNNIRCVYGAGNQGLMGTLADETLSAGGNVLGVIPRFMQTEGWCHKELKNIIVTENMHERKNRMAEESDGIIALPGGCGTMEELLEIITWKQLGLYLHPIVILNINGFYNPLIQLLEQAINENFMRPEHSRMWCVAYTPQEAIEALYNAPEWDGKLRKIAAI is encoded by the coding sequence ATGAAAAAGATAAATTCGGTATGCGTATATTGTGCATCCAGCTCAAAGATAAATGATTCATATTTTAAAGCCGCTAGAGAACTGGGCAGATTACTTGCAAAAAATAATATAAGATGCGTATATGGAGCCGGGAACCAAGGACTTATGGGAACTCTCGCTGACGAAACGTTAAGTGCCGGTGGAAATGTATTAGGTGTTATTCCACGCTTTATGCAAACAGAAGGATGGTGTCATAAAGAACTAAAAAACATTATAGTTACCGAAAATATGCATGAACGAAAAAACCGGATGGCAGAAGAATCGGATGGCATTATCGCTCTTCCAGGCGGTTGCGGCACAATGGAAGAACTTCTCGAAATCATTACCTGGAAGCAATTGGGACTTTATCTTCACCCGATAGTTATTCTCAATATAAATGGATTTTATAATCCGCTTATCCAATTATTAGAACAAGCAATCAACGAAAACTTCATGCGCCCCGAACACTCCCGGATGTGGTGTGTCGCTTATACTCCACAAGAGGCTATAGAAGCGCTCTACAACGCCCCGGAATGGGATGGTAAATTACGCAAAATCGCAGCTATTTAG
- a CDS encoding NAD-dependent epimerase/dehydratase family protein yields the protein MSKNILITGAGGFIGSFIVEEALSRGYKTWAGVRKTTNKEYLQDSRIQFIDLAFGNKEQLCRQLLQIRGSIGKWDYIIHNLGVTKCKNPEDFERINYGFVRNFTDALIETDMVPEKFIMMSSLGAWGVGDETGFTPLKPTDMPHPNTRYGMSKLKAERHLQSLPDFPYVIMRPTGVYGPREKDYYLMMKTIQYGFDFIAGYKPQLITFIYVKDLVKAIFSAIDKGITRKGYFLSEGVAYSSTQFRKYVASSLGKKIVIPVKVPLFLLKTICFLAEKGAILIGKTSTLNRDKFRIMKQRNWICDISEAQKDLDFRPQYSLEQGVKKSVEWYKQAGWL from the coding sequence ATGAGTAAAAATATCTTGATTACCGGAGCCGGAGGTTTTATTGGAAGCTTTATTGTGGAGGAAGCTCTCAGCAGAGGATATAAGACCTGGGCAGGAGTAAGAAAAACCACGAATAAAGAATATTTGCAAGATTCTCGTATTCAGTTCATTGACCTTGCATTCGGAAATAAAGAACAACTATGCCGGCAACTCCTCCAAATAAGAGGTTCTATAGGTAAGTGGGATTATATCATACATAATTTAGGCGTTACCAAATGTAAAAATCCGGAAGATTTCGAGCGCATCAATTATGGTTTCGTGCGAAACTTCACAGACGCTCTCATAGAAACCGATATGGTTCCCGAAAAATTTATCATGATGAGCAGCCTGGGAGCCTGGGGAGTAGGTGACGAAACCGGCTTTACCCCGCTAAAGCCGACTGATATGCCTCATCCTAATACCCGGTATGGAATGAGTAAACTAAAAGCGGAAAGACATCTACAATCTTTACCGGATTTCCCCTATGTCATTATGCGTCCCACCGGTGTATATGGTCCCCGGGAAAAAGATTATTACCTGATGATGAAAACCATCCAATACGGATTCGATTTTATAGCCGGATATAAACCGCAGCTCATCACATTCATTTATGTAAAAGATCTGGTAAAAGCCATTTTCTCTGCAATAGATAAAGGAATAACCAGGAAAGGTTATTTTCTTTCCGAAGGAGTCGCATACTCATCTACACAATTCCGGAAATATGTCGCTTCATCTCTGGGCAAAAAAATAGTCATACCCGTAAAAGTACCTTTGTTCTTATTGAAAACAATTTGTTTCCTTGCTGAAAAAGGAGCTATCCTGATAGGAAAAACCAGTACTTTAAACCGCGATAAATTCCGCATCATGAAACAACGCAACTGGATATGCGACATTTCGGAGGCACAAAAAGATTTGGACTTCAGGCCCCAATATTCTTTGGAACAGGGGGTAAAAAAAAGTGTAGAATGGTATAAACAAGCCGGGTGGCTATAA
- a CDS encoding TatD family hydrolase: MISEINDIHTHVSTLKSAIHNVLPTEFKPNPGFYYSVGIHPWYIDSYSREQWKLLESAACHVQVLAIGESGLDNLRGPGKNEQIVHFEKHIRISEELAKPLIIHSVRTCQDIIHIRKCNKLTQPWIIHGFRGKPQIAEQLLKAGIYISFGEKYQEESLKITPLSHLFIETDESISPIGELYKKAAAIRKCEASLLHKSVQENILKTFKT, encoded by the coding sequence ATGATATCAGAAATAAACGACATACATACTCATGTTTCTACTCTTAAGTCGGCTATACACAATGTTTTACCGACAGAGTTCAAACCCAATCCCGGATTTTATTATTCGGTTGGAATCCATCCGTGGTATATCGACTCATACAGCCGGGAACAATGGAAATTATTAGAATCCGCAGCCTGCCATGTACAAGTTTTAGCTATAGGAGAAAGCGGGCTGGACAATTTACGGGGGCCGGGCAAAAACGAACAGATAGTCCATTTCGAGAAACACATCCGCATTTCCGAAGAACTGGCTAAACCGTTAATTATACATTCGGTACGTACCTGCCAGGACATTATCCATATCCGTAAATGCAATAAACTTACACAACCATGGATCATACATGGATTTAGAGGAAAACCGCAAATTGCAGAACAACTCTTGAAAGCAGGAATCTATATTTCGTTCGGAGAAAAATATCAAGAGGAATCTCTAAAAATTACTCCCCTTTCCCATTTGTTCATAGAAACGGACGAAAGTATATCGCCTATCGGAGAATTATATAAGAAAGCTGCTGCTATCAGAAAATGCGAAGCAAGCCTGCTTCACAAATCTGTACAAGAAAATATTCTTAAAACATTCAAAACATAG
- the tyrS gene encoding tyrosine--tRNA ligase, translating into MNFVEELQWRGMIHNIMPGTEEQLQKEMTTAYVGIDPTADSLHIGHLVSIMMLKHLQRAGHKPIALVGGATGMIGDPSMKSQERKLLDEETLRHNQNAIKKQLSKFLDFDSDAPNAAELVNNYDWMKNFSFLDFIRDVGKYITVNYMMAKDSVKKRLAGDNNNGLSFTEFSYQLVQGYDFAYLNRTKNCKLQMGGSDQWGNITTGTELIRRTTGAEAYALTCPLITKADGGKFGKTESGNVWLDPRYTSPYKFYQFWLNVSDEDAAKYIKIFTDLDKDTIDSLIAEQAEAPHLRPLQKRLAKEITTMVHSAADYEAAVEASGILFGNSTSEQLRKLNEDTLLAVFEGVPQFEISKEIITGGIKAVDLTTEHAAIFPSKGEMRKLTQGGGVSLNKEKLENFDTIIDSSFLLNNKYILVQKGKKNYFLIIAK; encoded by the coding sequence ATGAATTTTGTAGAAGAACTCCAATGGCGCGGGATGATACATAACATAATGCCCGGGACCGAAGAACAATTACAAAAAGAAATGACTACGGCTTATGTAGGCATTGACCCTACGGCCGACTCCTTGCACATAGGCCATCTGGTAAGTATAATGATGCTCAAGCATCTGCAAAGAGCCGGGCATAAACCCATCGCTCTTGTAGGAGGTGCTACCGGTATGATAGGCGACCCGTCTATGAAATCGCAGGAACGCAAATTGCTGGATGAAGAAACGCTACGTCACAACCAAAACGCCATAAAAAAACAATTATCCAAATTCCTGGATTTTGATTCAGATGCGCCTAATGCTGCCGAATTAGTGAATAACTACGACTGGATGAAAAATTTCTCATTCCTGGATTTTATCCGGGATGTGGGCAAATATATAACGGTAAATTATATGATGGCCAAAGATTCGGTAAAGAAACGACTCGCCGGAGATAATAACAACGGGCTTTCTTTTACGGAATTCTCATACCAGCTCGTTCAAGGATATGATTTTGCCTATCTTAATCGGACTAAAAATTGTAAGTTACAAATGGGCGGTTCGGACCAATGGGGAAATATCACGACCGGAACCGAACTGATACGCCGCACGACAGGCGCCGAAGCTTATGCTCTTACCTGTCCTCTCATCACTAAAGCAGACGGGGGTAAATTCGGAAAAACGGAATCGGGTAATGTATGGCTGGATCCCCGTTACACGTCCCCTTATAAATTCTATCAGTTCTGGTTGAACGTAAGCGATGAAGATGCTGCAAAATATATCAAGATATTCACCGATCTTGATAAAGATACCATAGATTCATTAATCGCAGAACAAGCAGAAGCTCCACACCTCCGTCCTTTGCAAAAACGACTGGCAAAAGAAATTACAACGATGGTACATTCGGCTGCCGATTACGAAGCTGCCGTGGAAGCCTCCGGCATCTTATTCGGCAATTCAACATCCGAGCAGCTTCGCAAGTTGAATGAAGATACGCTATTAGCCGTTTTCGAAGGAGTTCCCCAATTCGAGATATCCAAAGAAATTATTACGGGCGGCATTAAGGCTGTAGACCTGACGACCGAACATGCGGCGATATTCCCATCAAAAGGAGAAATGAGAAAATTAACCCAGGGAGGGGGCGTTTCTTTAAATAAAGAAAAACTGGAAAACTTTGATACAATCATCGATTCTTCTTTCCTACTTAACAATAAATACATTTTGGTACAGAAAGGGAAAAAGAACTATTTCTTGATTATTGCAAAATAA